Genomic DNA from Candidatus Poribacteria bacterium:
AAGCCTCTGAATCCCAGCATTTGTTGGAGCAGTATGGGCTTACAGACAAAACTGTAGAGGGCTATCTTTTTCCGAATACGTACAAATTCGCAAAAGGCACAACAACTGAGAAAGTTGTTGAGATGATGCTTGATGAATTTAAACAGCAGTGGACGGAAAAATTTGACGAGGAGGCACAAAATTTAGGGCGTACCCGTCACGAAATCGTAACGCTTGCTTCTATCATTGAAAAAGAAGCACAATTTCGACTGGAACGTCCCCGTATCTCAAGTGTCTTCCATAACCGGCTCACACGAAAGTGGAAACTTCAGGCAGATCCGACGGTGCTTTATGCCTTAGGAAACCCAGAAAGCCCCTTAACGAAAGCCGATTTACAGGTGGATTCGCCTTATAACACCTATAGATACAAGGGTTTACCCCCTGGTCCCATTGCAAATCCAGGTATTGATTCAATTGTAGCTGCACTGCGTCCCGAAAAAACAGCCTATCTCTACTTCGTAGCGATAGGCGAAGGAAAGCACCACTTTTCAAAGACGCTTTCAGAACATAATAGAATGATACGAAAAACGCGGCGTGCTTCTCGTAAGCAGTAGGTGTGTTTGATAACAACTATACATCTTCTCACTTAGAAGATT
This window encodes:
- the mltG gene encoding endolytic transglycosylase MltG — translated: MEPAQREPRAEGSSESPNGLSSSAQSPSHQDTSLSTTRTIKIGILTLCCFGALCLIILLIGVSLTRPPTSSEEIVNFDVPAGSSSRTIAKRLTEQKLIRSELAFRLAVRYRGTGKRLQAGTYVLRRNMALWDLLDEFEKGQVTLVSWTVPEGLTTSAIAELWETSGFGTAEAFRKASESQHLLEQYGLTDKTVEGYLFPNTYKFAKGTTTEKVVEMMLDEFKQQWTEKFDEEAQNLGRTRHEIVTLASIIEKEAQFRLERPRISSVFHNRLTRKWKLQADPTVLYALGNPESPLTKADLQVDSPYNTYRYKGLPPGPIANPGIDSIVAALRPEKTAYLYFVAIGEGKHHFSKTLSEHNRMIRKTRRASRKQ